DNA from Archaeoglobus veneficus SNP6:
GGCAAGGGTTGGCGCAACAGCGAACTTTATTCCTGCTGCTTTCGTAAGCTCGTGTGGTTTTGTCGCGATGAAAGGCTTCTTTCCGACGACTATTGCACAGTCGATTAATTCAGCTTCCATAGCGTAAATCAGTAAAGACGTTGCCGCTCCACTTCCTGCAGCAACGGCGTCTATTCTGGTACTCTTTGCCGAAAGAATCTGCCTGTAAGGCCCGATGTCTCCTTCACTTTCTAAGGTAAAGAAATCTGTCTTGGGGCACTTCAGCAGGCATGAGGCGCAGTTCTTGCATTCGTCAACAAGGTGAGGATAACCGTCCATTTCCAGTGCATCTTCTGGACAGGACGCGATGCATGCTCCGCACAGCGAGCAGAGCTTTTTGTCTATTACCAGGTCTTTTAGCAGGGGAAAGATACTTCCTGCTTTCTCGAACCTCTTAATGAGCTCAGGGATGTCCACGTTAAAGCCGTCTGCCTCGAAGACACGCCTGAGAAGGCCTGTAGAGAACCACTCCGAGAAGTAGTCAGGGTACGATGACCCGACTCTTGTGACTTTCTTCGTCTTCTCTGCCTTCCCCGGACTACCTCCGGTATTGACTTCTACTTCGTTCCCGCTGGCGGAAAGGGATACATACTTCTCGAAGCTCTTGAAGCCAGGGAGTTTAAGCTCCAGTGCGTTAAAGGGACATGCAGAGATGCACACTCCGCACCCCTCGCATCTGATGTCTGGCTTTAGCCTGCCCCCCACTATCCTGAGAACGCCCGACGGAACGTTAAGGGGGCATGCAACCGCACAATTGCCGCAGCCCGTGCATCTTTCCTCGTAATATATGAGCTCAATCAAGAGTTTTCACCTCGAACGAGCTTTTTAAAAGCTATTTCGTGCTGGAGACTCCAGGCAGTCCTTCTAACGGCTTCAATTCTCACGTCTGTCCTGACAACCTCTATGGCATTTGTCGGACAGGCATTGCTGCACGCCCCACAGTAAATGCACCTGTCTTCGTCAATTTCCACCGATTTGCTTGGGTCCTGGAGGGATATTGCCATAGAAGGACATATCTCGCAGCAGACTCC
Protein-coding regions in this window:
- a CDS encoding Coenzyme F420 hydrogenase/dehydrogenase, beta subunit C-terminal domain yields the protein MIELIYYEERCTGCGNCAVACPLNVPSGVLRIVGGRLKPDIRCEGCGVCISACPFNALELKLPGFKSFEKYVSLSASGNEVEVNTGGSPGKAEKTKKVTRVGSSYPDYFSEWFSTGLLRRVFEADGFNVDIPELIKRFEKAGSIFPLLKDLVIDKKLCSLCGACIASCPEDALEMDGYPHLVDECKNCASCLLKCPKTDFFTLESEGDIGPYRQILSAKSTRIDAVAAGSGAATSLLIYAMEAELIDCAIVVGKKPFIATKPHELTKAAGIKFAVAPTLALLKDAVKRGFRKIAVVGVPCHVTAARKMQKLGCDEIKLIFGVFCPRGNHPEKDAVACRECEDLTAEHADVSFGNTGSPKGWRTIIVRTEIGEKIVSGAISKGYIQMGRCDVEKVVSMAKRKRGKA